The proteins below are encoded in one region of Qipengyuania sp. HL-TH1:
- a CDS encoding DUF6607 family protein — protein sequence MTNVRTFFRTALLATALVAAPALADGPIADRGEAVETAQFERDRATILNMAGDYKVRFDMQESTPWMAGYEPLDRKISGGHESVRVIEDTGTKIILQHLLVVGSEGEEFVIKHWRQDWEYEPEKILAYTGPNSWEWMEMPERLRNGRWSQTVYQVDDSPRYAGWGEWQDSQGIRRWRSNWTWRPLARRDAVRDPVYDRYASINRHQLTPTGWIHWQDNTKMMPDSAGEDGLAPVVQEYVLNTYDRFDDYNVAAADEYWAATADYWAAVRTQWDAVAEANGGIAIAEEAQTGTVISGRLLTIANEIKDGALSEADAIAEARQLITQATAEGAATAAEVAEANGEY from the coding sequence ATGACCAACGTACGAACTTTCTTCCGCACCGCCCTTCTCGCCACCGCACTCGTCGCCGCGCCCGCATTGGCCGACGGCCCGATTGCGGACCGCGGCGAAGCGGTCGAAACCGCGCAATTCGAGCGCGACCGCGCCACCATCCTGAACATGGCAGGCGACTACAAGGTCCGCTTCGACATGCAGGAATCGACCCCGTGGATGGCAGGCTACGAACCGCTCGACCGCAAGATTTCGGGCGGGCACGAATCGGTCCGCGTGATCGAGGATACCGGCACCAAGATCATCCTCCAGCACCTGCTGGTGGTCGGGTCCGAGGGCGAGGAATTCGTTATAAAGCACTGGCGCCAGGACTGGGAATACGAGCCCGAGAAAATCCTCGCCTATACCGGCCCCAACAGCTGGGAATGGATGGAAATGCCCGAACGGCTGCGCAACGGCCGCTGGTCGCAGACGGTCTATCAGGTCGATGATAGCCCGCGTTATGCCGGGTGGGGCGAATGGCAGGACAGCCAGGGCATCCGCCGCTGGCGTTCGAACTGGACGTGGCGCCCGCTTGCCCGCCGCGATGCGGTGCGCGACCCGGTCTATGATCGTTATGCGTCGATCAACCGCCACCAGCTGACCCCGACCGGCTGGATCCACTGGCAGGACAACACCAAGATGATGCCCGACAGTGCGGGTGAGGATGGTCTGGCGCCGGTGGTGCAGGAATATGTCCTCAACACCTATGACCGGTTTGACGATTACAATGTCGCCGCCGCCGACGAATACTGGGCGGCGACCGCGGATTACTGGGCAGCCGTGCGCACGCAATGGGACGCGGTGGCCGAGGCCAATGGCGGGATCGCGATTGCCGAGGAAGCGCAGACCGGCACGGTCATCTCGGGCCGCCTGCTGACCATCGCCAACGAGATCAAGGATGGCGCGCTGAGCGAAGCCGATGCCATCGCCGAGGCGCGGCAGCTTATCACCCAGGCCACTGCCGAAGGCGCCGCAACGGCGGCTGAAGTGGCCGAGGCCAACGGCGAATATTGA